One window of the Anopheles aquasalis chromosome X, idAnoAquaMG_Q_19, whole genome shotgun sequence genome contains the following:
- the LOC126581157 gene encoding syntaxin-16, with protein MSHRNLTELFHMLRNNAVHSRSVGYENHSDNETLLDDPGKANDQPRWIGKYDEANYLLFKIQERVDEIKRLKSAEVRSVLSDDSGHNRSTVESCLADVKSLIFTCHENVNSLAKAASDSEKMLLRNIQKHFLFMLQGLTEQLRQLQANKQLQRSLATSEPNQQLAEINLIGPQKNLPVSSTLRSRNSVDTFDNFLELHTGDGPDGDNQQLLDDYFQLPATGLTINQKQIMLLQADNTKMLKSREDEVIRMTHSITDLNVIFKDISQLIQEQGTVLDRIDYNIESAQVHVSDGLRQLKKTESYQRKNRKLHCITLLALMIMFMIVLIIFTKL; from the exons ATGTCGCACAGGAACCTCACCGAACTGTTCCATATGCTGCGGAACAATGCAGTTCATAGTCGAAGCGTGGGATACGAAAAT CATTCAGATAACGAAACACTGCTGGATGATCCGGGAAAAGCGAATGATCAACCACGGTGGATCGGGAAATACGATGAGGCCAACTATTTGCTGTTCAA AATACAGGAGCGCGTGGATGAGATCAAACGGCTGAAATCCGCTGAAGTACGGTCCGTGTTGAGTGACGACAGCGGCCATAATCGCAGTACGGTAG AAAGCTGTTTGGCGGATGTAAAATCGCTCATTTTTACGTGCCACGAAAATGTCAACTCGCTAGCAAAGGCAGCAAGCG ATTCGGAGAAGATGCTGTTGCGAAACATACAGAAACACTTTCTCTTCATGCTGCAGGGCTTAACAGAACAACTCCGGCAGTTGCAGGCGAACAAGCAGTTGCAACGGTCCTTGGCCACTAGCGAACCGAATCAGCAGCTGGCGGAAATCAATCTGATCGGGCCGCAGAAAAATTTGCCGGTTTCAAGCACCCTGCGCTCCCGCAATTCTGTCGATACATTTGATAACTTCCTGGAGCTGCATACGGGCGATGGTCCGGATGGCGAcaatcagcagctgctggatgaCTACTTTCAGTTACCCGCAACCGGTCTCACGATCAACCAGAAACAAATCATGTTGCTGCAGGCGGATAACACTAAGATGCTGAAGAGCAGGGAGGATGAGGTGATCCGAATGACACACTCGATCACCGATTTGAACGTCATCTTCAAGGACATCTCACAGCTAATACAGGAGCAGGGTACGGTGCTTGATCGAATTGACTACAACATCGAATCGGCTCAGGTACACGTGAGCGATGGATTACGGCAGttgaaaaaaacggaatcgtACCAGCGCAAAAACCGTAAGCTCCACTGCATAACTCTGCTGGCCCTAATGATTATGTTTATGATCGTACTTATCATTTTCACCAAGCTGTAA
- the LOC126568951 gene encoding dnaJ homolog subfamily C member 16, whose protein sequence is MHGWMPRMMVHWLCLAVFVTVLLVQCDSKDPYSTLGVERKATLPEIRRAYKQLAKEWHPDKSKHPEAEQRFVEIKQAYELLSDSERRKAYDQYGITNEDAIVNRERPDYTTYSRFQDPFEHFYGAHNFNFHDQDISLYHRLSITAKYYETNILPKSRQTPQILMFYADWCFDCMKAANSFKKMIDTLEPYGVTFATINAGHEEQLVRRTGVHSLPCIVMVLDGHNYIYRESVFNAQHLVDFIRQKMPYKLLTPVTDDTLDAFLAGWTDNRARALILEPRVQPRLRYLITAFHFRERVAFGFVALNGRSTRHIQERFKNHPSLDTLLLFNEFPARPVASISMSDIPTLTLNNVIGVNKFLVLPRLSSQPVLDGVCPVEWNRPRKRLCVVLVTENTSLHDGARQMLRRIALESSFSRERVRFAYIYREKQDEFIGALSQNNQLLQDALLKLVILWRRDTKHIRYEWLHEVVLQVDRASAENETHDQFFNSTKHKVDSAIQRLLRTSEALSYEAEVKDLLDEHAQCLAIRMLNRLLLAIEFMTDNVGQEHILPALSVIGTIAFIFIIGYLMSYLLRLEEEDIQQKQGKNMENMNGKASSYVPELRLHELRAEKYNGLVRLLKPGCRTIVLLTDMQSRPKLISAFHKSVWPYRKNKTLMFAHMLIEKGIGWYAELLRLSLSESREMKINPRNCIGTVIALNGHRKYFCMYHAKHPESNRGAKRMIKMTRHLTSMPSDPEAGAFLGMESSDSEASMSDVSEPKILLEENLLDGLPNWLDRLFEGTTHRYYINYWPDFTSK, encoded by the exons ATGCATGGTTGGATGCCtcgaatgatggtgcactggctttgcctggcagtgtttgtgaccgttctgctggtgcagtgcgaCAGCAAGGACCCGTACAGCACCCTGGGCGTGGAGCGGAAGGCTACACTGCCGGAGATTCGACGAGCCTACAAACAGCTAGCTAAGGAATG GCATccggacaaatcaaaacaccctgaggcggagcagcggttcgtcgagatcaagcaggcATACGAGCTGCTTTCCGACTCGGAGCGCCGGAAGGCATACGACCAGTACGGCATTACGAACGAGGATGCAATCGTGAATCGCGAGCGGCCCGATTACACCACATACAGCCGGTTCCAGGATCCGTTCGAGCACTTTTACGGTGCACATAACTTTAACTTCCACGACCAGGACATTAGCCTGTACCATCGGCTGTCGATCACCGCCAAGTACTACGAGACCAACATTCTGCCCAAAAGCCGCCAAACTCCGCAAATACTGATGTTTTACGCCGACTGGTGCTTCGACTGTATGAAAGCGGCCAACTCGTTCAAGAAGATGATCGACACGCTCGAACCGTACGGTGTGACGTTCGCCACGATCAATGCGGGccacgaggagcagctggTACGCCGGACCGGTGTCCACTCGCTACCGTGCATTGTCATGGTGCTCGACGGCCACAACTATATCTACCGCGAGAGCGTCTTCAATGCACAGCATCTGGTCGACTTCATCCGGCAGAAGATGCCTTACAAACTGCTGACGCCTGTGACGGACGACACGCTTGACGCCTTTCTCGCCGGCTGGACCGACAATCGGGCACGTGCGCTTATTCTGGAACCGAGGGTCCAGCCACGATTGCGCTACCTGATAACGGCGTTTCATTTCCGCGAGCGCGTCGCGTTTGGCTTTGTCGCACTGAACGGGCGCTCCACGCGACACATACAGGAACGGTTCAAAAACCATCCCAGCCTGGAcacactgttgttgttcaaCGAATTTCCGGCTCGCCCGGTCGCCAGTATCTCCATGTCCGACATCCCGACACTGACGCTCAACAACGTGATTGGGGTGAACAAATTTTTGGTGCTGCCTCGGCTCTCCTCCCAACCCGTCCTGGATGGCGTGTGTCCGGTCGAGTGGAACCGGCCGCGAAAGCGGCTTTGCGTTGTGTTGGTAACGGAAAATACGAGCCTGCACGACGGAGCCAGACAAATGCTGCGCCGGATTGCACTCGAGTCTAGCTTTAGCCGGGAGCGAGTGCGGTTTGCTTATATTTATCGGGAGAAGCAGGACGAGTTTATCGGGGCGCTGTCTCAGAACAATCAACTACTGCAGGACGCGCTGCTCAAGCTGGTTATCTTGTGGCGCCGCGACACTAAGCACATCCGGTACGAGTGGCTGCATgaggtggtgctgcaggtAGACCGGGCTTCGGCCGAGAACGAAACGCATGATCAGTTCTTCAACAGCACCAAGCACAAGGTAGACAGTGCAATTCAACGGCTGCTGCGTACGTCCGAAGCCCTTAGCTACGAGGCGGAAGTGAAG GATTTACTAGACGAACATGCCCAATGCTTGGCAATACGCATGCTGAACCGACTTCTGCTGGCCATTGAGTTCATGACCGACAATGTCGGCCAGGAGCATATTCTGCCAGCACTCTCTGTTATTGGGACAATCGcgttcatcttcatcatcggctATCTGATGTCCTATCTGCTACGCCTGGAAGAAGAGGACATTCAGCAGAAACAGGGGAAGAATATGGAAAATATGAACG GTAAAGCTTCCAGCTACGTCCCGGAGCTAAGATTGCACGAGCTGCGAGCGGAAAAGTACAATGGATTAGTGCGGCTGTTAAAACCCGGGTGTAGGACGATCGTGCTCCTGACCGACATGCAATCACGTCCGAAACTAATATCTGCCTTTCATAAATCGGTTTGGCCTTATCGAAA AAACAAAACCCTCATGTTTGCGCACATGCTCATCGAGAAGGGCATCGGTTGGTATGCAGAATTACTGCGCCTATCGCTGTCGGAATCCcgcgaaatgaaaatcaatccgCGTAACTGCATTGGCACTGTGATCGCGCTGAATGGCCATCGGAAGTACTTCTGCATGTATCATGCAAAACACCCGGAATCGAACCGTGGCGCAAAG CGAATGATAAAAATGACGCGACATCTTACCTCAATGCCGTCTGACCCTGAGGCGGGAGCATTCCTCGGCATGGAAAGCTCCGATTCCGAGGCTTCCATGTCTGACGTGTCTGAGCCGAAGATCCTGCTCGAGGAGAACCTGCTCGATGGGCTACCGAATTGGCTCGATCGCCTGTTCGAAGGGACGACGCATCGGTATTATATTAATTACTGGCCCGATTTCACCTCCAAATAG
- the LOC126581167 gene encoding cytochrome c oxidase subunit 6A, mitochondrial-like translates to MSLVSHILRRSISQSIAKQAQVGGPSAVAGHEAGGYKVWKKLSFFVAMPAVGLCMLNAYLKHQEEHGHPRPEFVKYEHLRIRNKRFPWGEGNKSLFHNPHTNPLPDGYEH, encoded by the exons ATGTCGCTCGTTTCGCATATCCTGCGTCGTTCAATCTCGCAATCAATCGCCAAGCAGGCCCAAGTAGGCGGTCCCTCGGCCGTTGCTGGCCACGAAG CCGGTGGTTACAAGGTATGGAAGAAGCTGTCCTTTTTCGTGGCCATGCCAGCAGTCGGTTTGTGCATGCTGAACGCATACCTGAAACACCAGGAAGAGCACGGCCATCCCAGACCGGAGTTTGTCAAGTATGAGCATCTGCGCATCCGTAACAAGCGGTTCCCGTGGGGCGAAGGCAACAAGAGCTTGTTCCACAACCCCCACACCAACCCCCTTCCCGATGGTTACGAACATTAG
- the LOC126569052 gene encoding MICOS complex subunit Mic10-like produces MAQTFAEDQYGKKIDRCLTDTLLKFGGGLAIGSVLSLLFFKRRSWPIIMGSGFGIGVAYNNCERSLNASK; encoded by the exons ATGGCCCAGACTTTCGCCGAGGACCAGTACGGTAAAAAGATCGACCGATGCCTCACCGACACCCTGCTGAAGTTCG GCGGTGGACTAGCGATCGGGAGCGTGCTCTCCTTGCTGTTCTTCAAACGTCGCTCCTGGCCAATCATCATGGGTTCCGGCTTTGGCATCGGCGTCGCCTACAACAACTGTGAGCGTTCGCTGAACGCGTCGAAGTAG
- the LOC126569040 gene encoding ubiquitin-conjugating enzyme E2 H-like — MSSPSAGKRRMDTDVIKLIESKHEVTILGGLNEFCVKFFGPRGTPYEGGVWKVRVHLPEHYPFKSPSIGFINKIYHPNIDEVSGTVCLDVINQAWTALYDLSNIFESFLPQLLTYPNPVDPLNGDAAAMYLHKPEEYRKKVADYVRRYATEEALREQEPPESSDSESSMSDFSEDEAQDMEL; from the coding sequence ATGTCATCACCGAGCGCTGGGAAGCGTCGTATGGATACGGACGTCATCAAGCTGATCGAGAGCAAGCACGAGGTAACGATCCTGGGCGGGCTAAACGAGTTCTGCGTAAAGTTCTTCGGTCCCCGAGGGACACCGTACGAGGGCGGCGTGTGGAAGGTGCGCGTCCATCTGCCCGAGCACTACCCGTTCAAGTCACCGAGCATCGGCTTTATCAACAAAATCTACCATCCCAACATTGATGAGGTATCGGGGACGGTTTGCCTCGACGTGATCAACCAGGCCTGGACGGCGCTGTATGATCTGTCCAACATCTTCGAATCGTTCCTGCCACAGTTGCTCACCTACCCGAATCCGGTGGATCCCTTGAACGGTGACGCAGCCGCCATGTATCTTCACAAGCCGGAGGAGTACCGAAAGAAGGTGGCCGACTACGTACGGCGGTACGCGACTGAGGAGGCGTTACGGGAGCAGGAACCGCCAGAGAGCTCCGACAGTGAGAGCAGCATGTCCGATTTCAGCGAGGACGAGGCACAGGACATGGAGTTATAA
- the LOC126580469 gene encoding glutathione hydrolase 1 proenzyme-like, producing MAQSCVALLSSILVVVVAIGLLWQWGAPQHRGESGHAGQTTDRPGRRTADTVQLTPPDPSGTDFSVRLSHSALHMYESAAVCSDSDICSQIGRDLLQRNGTAVDATIGIMLCAGLTNLQSMGLGGGFVMNIYQHNERRAYTLDAREVAAGKATEEMHLHDPSTTNEGPLSVAVPGELKGYWEAHKRFGALPWADLVKPSLELCRRGIPITKHMHDSLTFNRKAMNDERIRYMFTDPATGRPKQQGDHIHPDILCDTLAEIAVQGGEALYTGALATRFADDLREMGSILTLDDLRRYRVRWSESLPIDLKGDTMWVVPPPASGILVAFIMNILKGYRMEAQDMRSTDTVVATAHRIVEAFKFAYGKRTAIGDPSFVDVRELTANLTSDGYAETIRQRIDELRTHQSPADYDGEFHTPNNDGTAHISVLGQYGDAVSVTSSVNFYFGAGLMGVRTGIIVNSGMDDFASPGLQNYFGLPGSKANFIRPYKRALSSMAPTIVTDAEHNVKLVIGAAGGTKITTAVALTLMRALWFGYDIKEAVDAPRFHHQLVPMAVQYEYGNLDVLIRGLQRKGHETVRYRERGSIICAIARNASGVYANADFRKGGDVAGF from the exons ATGGCTCAAAGCTG TGTCGCGCTTCTCTCGTCCATCCTGGTCGTGGTCGTAGCCATCGGTCTGCTTTGGCAGTGGGGGGCACCACAGCATCGCGGGGAGTCCGGCCATGCGGGacaaaccaccgaccgaccgggacgACGGACGGCTGACACCGTCCAGCTGACGCCGCCCGATCCCAGCGGTACCGATTTTAGCGTTCGCTTGTCACACTCGGCCCTGCACATGTACGAGTCAGCCGCCGTTTGCAGTGATTCCGACATCTGCAGTCAAATCGGACG CGATCTACTGCAACGGAATGGTACGGCAGTGGAtgccaccatcggcatcatgcTCTGTGCCGGCTTGACCAACCTTCAGTCGATGGGGTTGGGCGGTGGCTTCGTGATGAACATCTATCAGCACAACGAGCGGCGTGCGTATACGCTGGATGCACGTGAGGTGGCCGCCGGAAAGGCAACCGAGGAGATGCATCTGCACGATCCGAGCACAACGAACGAGGGCCCACTGTCGGTGGCCGTGCCGGGTGAGCTGAAGGGCTACTGGGAGGCGCACAAACGGTTCGGGGCACTGCCGTGGGCCGACCTAGTGAAACCGTCACTGGAACTGTGCCGGCGCGGTATTCCTATCACCAAGCATATGCACGACTCACTGACCTTCAACCGGAAGGCGATGAACGATGAGCGAATCAG ATACATGTTTACCGATCCGGCCACCGGACGGCCGAAGCAGCAGGGGGATCACATCCACCCGGACATACTGTGTGACACGCTGGCCGAGATTGCGGTTCAGGGCGGTGAGGCACTGTACACCGGTGCGTTGGCTACCCGGTTTGCCGACGATTTGCGCGAGATGGGAAGCATTCTCACCCTGGACGATCTACGCCGGTACCG TGTTCGATGGAGCGAGTCGCTACCGATCGACCTGAAGGGCGACACGATGTGGGTGGTACCGCCGCCGGCGAGTGGCATCCTCGTCGCCTTCATTATGAACATCCTGAAGGGCTACCGGATGGAGGCGCAGGATATGCGGAGCACCGACACGGTCGTCGCGACGGCCCATCGCATCGTGGAGGCGTTCAAGTTCGCCTACGGCAAACGTACCGCCATCGGTGATCCGTCCTTCGTGGACGTACGCGAG CTCACCGCTAATCTCACCTCGGACGGCTATGCGGAGACGATTCGCCAGCGGATTGACGAGCTACGTACGCACCAGTCGCCAGCTGATTACGATGGAGAGTTCCATACGCCCAACAACGACGGTACAGCACACATCTCGGTGTTGG GACAATATGGAGATGCCGTTTCAGTTACCAGTTCCGTGAATTTCTA TTTCGGCGCCGGACTGATGGGTGTGCGCACTGGTATTATAGTGAACAGCGGAATGGATGACTTTGCTTCACCCGGGCTGCAAAACTACTTCGGGCTGCCCGGTTCAAAGGCCAACTTCATACGACCGTACAAGCGCGCCCTATCCTCGATGGCACCGACGATCGTCACCGATGCCGAGCACAACGTGAAGCTAGTGATCGGTGCGGCCGGTGGTACCAAGATCACAACCGCGGTGGCATTG ACGCTGATGCGCGCCCTATGGTTCGGATATGACATCAAAGAGGCGGTGGATGCGCCACGCTTCCACCATCAGCTAGTACCGATGGCTGTCCAGTACGAGTACGGTAATCTGGAC GTGCTCATCCGGGGACTGCAACGGAAGGGCCACGAAACGGTGCGCTACCGGGAGCGCGGATCAATCATCTGTGCCATCGCGCGGAATGCATCCGGCGTATACGCCAACGCTGACTTTCGCAAGGGTGGCGATGTGGCCGGGTTTTGA